A genomic stretch from Candidatus Omnitrophota bacterium includes:
- a CDS encoding glycosyltransferase family 2 protein, which yields MNISVVVPVYNEEENIGPLYFHLRKALDNSGGLVNDYEIIFVDDGSSDESHLKIGSLGRNRLKTIRFKRNMGKSAALSAGFQKAGYEIIATIDADLQYDPRDILGMAEKVAAGYDCVCGWRHIRRDAPIKKLSAKISNYVRRLILKDNFHDIGCALRVFKSSCIQGMEFFHGSHRFLPFLIEMAGHKVLEYKIRHYPRICGKSKYNIRNRLLGTMLNLIYVIKIKRQRKKPDDS from the coding sequence ATGAATATTTCGGTAGTAGTCCCGGTATATAATGAAGAAGAGAATATCGGGCCCCTGTATTTTCATTTAAGGAAGGCCCTGGATAATAGCGGGGGGCTAGTTAATGATTATGAAATCATATTCGTAGATGACGGCTCCAGCGACGAGTCGCATCTCAAGATCGGCTCCCTGGGGCGTAACCGCCTGAAGACAATAAGGTTTAAGAGGAATATGGGAAAATCCGCTGCTTTGTCAGCCGGTTTTCAAAAAGCGGGATACGAGATAATTGCTACCATTGACGCCGACCTTCAATATGATCCCCGTGACATCCTGGGTATGGCGGAAAAGGTTGCCGCGGGGTATGATTGTGTCTGCGGCTGGAGACATATCAGGAGAGACGCCCCCATTAAGAAATTATCCGCGAAAATCTCCAATTACGTCCGGAGGCTTATTTTAAAAGACAATTTTCATGATATCGGATGCGCGTTGAGGGTTTTTAAAAGCAGCTGTATTCAAGGCATGGAATTTTTCCATGGATCCCATCGATTCCTCCCTTTTTTAATAGAAATGGCGGGCCATAAAGTGTTGGAATATAAGATCAGGCATTACCCGAGAATATGCGGAAAGTCAAAATACAATATAAGAAACAGGCTCTTGGGGACCATGCTTAATTTGATATATGTAATCAAAATTAAAAGGCAACGCAAAAAACCAGATGACAGCTGA
- a CDS encoding glycosyltransferase — MSVIVIVSRGREFITRLLNSIAPFLNDKIEIVIVRNGGGKGSLDPADRPPHGNIKYIELPQASIGSARNEAIRQSRGEILYFLDDDVIVGHDIFRIALDGFNARLDIGVIGGPNLTPPGSGFFQKCSGMVLASVFGSAHARFRYKKARKQMPADDSSLIACNLAIRRSALDNTGLFFNETVIRNEENLLLEALGAMGIRMLYVPELFIYHERRKSAAELFLQIFHYGYGRAQQARRAPRTTSLLNLLPSALIIYILSVLICPNSRLYYCPLLIYIASGTIFSFGLGISARNFAHGFCALWLFPFVHMAYGLGFIRGIAPKPWIR, encoded by the coding sequence ATGTCCGTTATTGTTATTGTCTCGAGGGGCCGGGAATTTATCACGCGCCTGCTTAATAGTATCGCTCCTTTTCTTAATGATAAGATAGAAATAGTTATAGTAAGGAATGGCGGGGGCAAAGGATCTTTGGATCCCGCCGATAGGCCACCCCATGGAAATATCAAGTATATTGAATTGCCTCAAGCATCGATCGGCAGCGCAAGAAATGAGGCCATTAGACAATCAAGGGGCGAGATCTTATATTTTTTGGATGACGATGTCATTGTGGGCCACGATATATTCCGGATTGCCCTGGATGGATTTAATGCCCGTTTAGACATAGGCGTGATAGGCGGCCCAAACCTCACTCCGCCAGGCAGCGGTTTTTTCCAAAAATGTTCGGGCATGGTGCTTGCCTCTGTATTTGGTTCTGCGCACGCCCGTTTCCGTTATAAAAAGGCCCGGAAGCAAATGCCGGCAGATGATAGTTCGCTCATAGCATGCAACTTGGCGATAAGAAGAAGCGCCCTGGATAATACCGGGCTGTTTTTTAATGAGACGGTAATACGCAACGAAGAGAATCTATTGTTAGAGGCGTTGGGGGCAATGGGCATACGCATGCTGTATGTGCCGGAGTTATTTATTTATCATGAGCGCAGAAAGAGCGCCGCAGAATTATTCCTGCAAATATTTCATTATGGATATGGCAGGGCGCAACAGGCAAGGCGCGCCCCGCGGACAACGTCGCTGCTTAATCTGCTGCCAAGCGCGCTAATCATATATATATTGTCGGTGTTGATATGCCCTAACAGCCGATTATATTATTGCCCGCTTTTGATATATATAGCATCAGGCACGATTTTCTCTTTTGGGCTGGGGATTTCCGCGAGAAACTTCGCCCATGGTTTTTGCGCATTATGGCTGTTCCCTTTTGTGCATATGGCGTATGGTTTGGGTTTTATACGCGGCATAGCGCCTAAGCCATGGATACGATAA
- a CDS encoding polysaccharide biosynthesis C-terminal domain-containing protein yields the protein MNIALEAGSVGRDAISLAAARGFYKIVALLAVVFIVRRLGPYDSGVYFFSFAFGRVWGYLVNAGLNHYLIREVAGGKVDPAVLVGDIAGFRIINAVCAMSAAGPAALLLFPRSWQYIVLGTASIVLDEIAYTFSSYFLARREVVFNIIAGVSSRVVFIALLYLVLISAGGLKEVLLAYFFTSAFFLTASLLLAVRLLGRFKVGFLRYKRLFASGVYFLGIIIILPLAPDMISILLGYLGDIQGTAFFNAAHTICSGALFIPQAATAVLYPVMVGLFNADTPVGLKTYDRYLIVFLLCGCCMSVLLWFFAGPLIAHIFGSHFMASVSALQLLSLSLPFLLANSLNSVCLMSLYKERFLISVLLAGILFNVVLGAALIRLYGLRGAAMTVVVTQALIFAVAVRECRKAQPIKTGICRIP from the coding sequence ATGAATATTGCGCTGGAGGCCGGGAGTGTCGGCAGAGATGCTATATCACTTGCTGCCGCGCGCGGCTTTTACAAGATTGTTGCGCTCCTGGCAGTTGTGTTTATCGTCAGGCGCCTCGGGCCGTATGATTCCGGAGTATATTTCTTTTCTTTCGCCTTTGGGCGCGTATGGGGATATTTGGTAAATGCCGGGCTCAACCATTACCTGATCAGGGAGGTGGCCGGCGGTAAGGTAGATCCCGCCGTACTGGTAGGGGATATCGCGGGTTTCCGTATAATAAATGCTGTGTGCGCGATGTCTGCGGCAGGCCCGGCGGCTCTTCTTTTATTCCCGCGATCATGGCAGTATATCGTCCTTGGCACGGCATCAATAGTTTTGGATGAGATCGCCTACACGTTTTCTTCATATTTCCTGGCCAGGAGGGAAGTCGTATTTAATATAATCGCGGGCGTATCATCCAGGGTGGTCTTTATCGCGCTGTTGTATTTGGTATTAATCAGCGCGGGAGGGCTGAAGGAGGTGCTGCTGGCCTATTTTTTTACAAGCGCCTTTTTTCTTACGGCGAGCCTGTTGCTGGCCGTCAGGTTATTGGGGAGATTCAAAGTCGGTTTTTTACGCTATAAGCGGCTTTTTGCCTCCGGAGTGTATTTTTTAGGCATCATTATCATTCTACCTTTGGCCCCGGACATGATATCCATACTGTTGGGGTATCTTGGCGATATTCAGGGCACGGCGTTTTTTAATGCCGCCCATACTATTTGCAGCGGGGCGCTATTTATCCCGCAGGCCGCTACGGCTGTGCTATATCCGGTCATGGTAGGGCTATTTAACGCGGATACGCCCGTTGGCTTGAAAACATATGACAGATATCTTATAGTTTTTTTGCTTTGTGGATGCTGTATGTCTGTTTTGCTATGGTTTTTTGCCGGCCCCCTGATCGCGCATATATTCGGCAGCCATTTTATGGCATCGGTTTCGGCCCTGCAGTTGTTGTCTTTATCGCTGCCTTTTTTATTGGCCAATAGCCTGAACTCCGTATGCCTTATGTCGTTATATAAAGAGCGTTTTCTGATAAGCGTGTTATTAGCAGGCATTTTGTTTAATGTCGTCCTGGGGGCCGCATTAATACGCCTATACGGATTGCGGGGCGCGGCTATGACCGTAGTTGTAACCCAGGCCTTGATTTTTGCAGTTGCCGTCAGGGAATGCCGTAAGGCGCAGCCAATCAAAACAGGGATATGCCGAATACCTTGA
- a CDS encoding sulfatase, which produces MTRKNRLFSGITAAVFVPPLILWLLYFTLGHKAVDVVYGGQGPAWARNLIIDHDLHPPEYYYALADDEMLKIIALAFCALFFIWLICAFILHRKVFIVTGLTGLAVLLRLNFTLDRGGDYRDFALRLEQKSARSGDIVKRARAFNEQGILRALADSRRGGFCFRFDERLYEADVDTRYKPLDTGEHCVRFDFEDEEGVFSVRDGNLSVVNGALLLENKGEVLLANQKPLDIDPRNLGEVVIRMKTENSRNFLVYWSGVEAKTRDKLSRNITLIPDGQFHTYRINAQTDILPSMGSGEKIKNIFLKFPAPHKESILIDYIYFLDKQSHYNNACGVTYIQIGNQMRPAVYMHPLSELKYSLTLPEERVVLSFGLGVLQGESPVDFAIKVKDEENIAEIFSTRAANVDAWGDYSLDLSAWRGKPVEVSFITGDNDENVLFLSSPALLSSPANKLNVIIFLEDALRADHLSCYGYARDTSPFLSEFSGAGAIFLNAFSQAPNTRASCASLMTSLYPSATGAWYFPLDNAYLTLPEIMRAGGFVTASFSQSPKAGPYGGLHQGFDYMFEIQRQGAGEEGFYNDLYRWIADNRDSNFFLYVHLLDPHSPYDAPEPFRDWYEQDARTGEPVDMCDIYDPPWVQRATKEGRIALYDGEIRHNDDIFRRFIEDLAQLNLLDDSLIIFMSDHGEFFGEHGQWHHHPPLYKEVLHIPLIMAYPKGIAAGKRIYDNVQIVDIMPTILDMAGIEREGLLLYGESLLPLLAAPSAQHVRMGISYADEVSSKIDSEIARDASGGLFYGAHHILSSSLFQPLKAKLIRLPLDVFWTKIFDLNHNPSENAPLMSYFSDLILKFKFARFVSTIKSNNVEIKNNIIKGNFTENIYDEDLSRQLRSLGYTQ; this is translated from the coding sequence ATGACTAGAAAAAACAGGTTATTTTCGGGGATTACGGCAGCTGTGTTTGTCCCGCCTTTAATATTATGGTTATTATATTTTACCTTAGGCCATAAGGCAGTGGACGTTGTATACGGGGGGCAAGGCCCTGCCTGGGCGAGGAATTTGATCATTGACCATGATCTGCATCCTCCCGAGTACTACTATGCCCTGGCCGACGATGAGATGCTCAAGATTATCGCCCTTGCTTTTTGCGCGCTGTTTTTTATCTGGCTCATCTGTGCCTTTATTTTACATCGCAAGGTGTTTATTGTGACAGGCCTTACAGGGTTAGCCGTTTTACTCCGGCTTAATTTTACCCTGGACAGGGGGGGTGACTACCGCGATTTCGCGCTTCGACTGGAGCAAAAATCAGCAAGGTCAGGGGATATAGTGAAGCGTGCCCGGGCTTTTAATGAACAGGGTATTCTGCGGGCATTGGCAGACAGCCGGCGAGGCGGATTCTGCTTTCGGTTTGATGAGCGTTTATATGAAGCCGATGTTGATACGCGATATAAGCCCTTGGATACAGGGGAACATTGCGTTAGATTTGATTTTGAGGATGAGGAAGGGGTGTTCAGTGTCCGCGATGGCAATCTTTCCGTTGTAAATGGCGCGCTGTTGCTGGAAAATAAGGGAGAGGTTTTGTTGGCAAATCAAAAGCCGTTAGATATTGATCCCCGTAACCTGGGAGAAGTTGTAATACGGATGAAAACGGAAAATTCCAGGAATTTCCTGGTGTACTGGTCTGGCGTAGAGGCCAAGACAAGGGATAAGTTATCAAGGAATATAACGCTTATCCCGGACGGGCAATTTCATACCTACAGGATCAATGCGCAGACCGATATACTGCCGAGCATGGGTTCCGGGGAGAAGATTAAGAATATATTTTTGAAATTCCCCGCGCCGCATAAAGAATCTATCCTTATTGATTATATTTATTTTTTGGATAAACAGTCCCATTATAATAATGCCTGCGGCGTTACTTATATACAGATAGGGAATCAAATGAGGCCCGCCGTATACATGCATCCTTTGAGTGAATTAAAATATTCTTTAACGTTACCAGAAGAGCGTGTTGTATTGTCATTCGGCTTGGGGGTATTACAGGGGGAGTCACCCGTGGATTTTGCCATCAAGGTTAAGGATGAGGAGAATATCGCGGAGATCTTTTCAACGCGGGCCGCCAATGTTGACGCCTGGGGCGATTATTCGCTTGATCTGAGCGCCTGGAGGGGCAAGCCCGTAGAGGTTAGTTTTATTACAGGGGATAATGATGAGAATGTCTTATTTTTGAGCAGCCCGGCATTATTGAGCAGCCCGGCGAATAAATTGAATGTAATCATCTTTCTTGAGGACGCGTTAAGGGCAGACCATTTATCTTGTTACGGGTATGCGCGCGATACCTCGCCTTTTCTGAGCGAGTTTTCCGGTGCGGGCGCGATATTTCTTAATGCGTTTTCTCAGGCTCCTAACACAAGGGCTTCCTGCGCCAGCCTGATGACCTCGCTATATCCTTCTGCTACGGGCGCCTGGTATTTCCCTTTGGACAACGCCTATTTGACCCTGCCGGAGATCATGCGGGCGGGCGGTTTTGTCACGGCCTCATTTTCACAAAGCCCCAAGGCCGGGCCGTATGGCGGGTTGCATCAGGGGTTTGATTATATGTTTGAGATACAAAGGCAGGGCGCGGGAGAAGAGGGATTTTATAATGATCTCTACCGTTGGATCGCGGATAATAGAGACAGCAATTTTTTCCTCTATGTGCATCTTTTGGACCCTCACAGCCCTTACGATGCTCCCGAACCTTTTCGGGATTGGTATGAGCAGGATGCCCGGACGGGCGAGCCGGTTGATATGTGCGACATTTATGACCCCCCATGGGTCCAACGGGCTACGAAGGAAGGGAGGATAGCGCTTTATGACGGCGAGATCAGGCATAATGACGACATATTCCGAAGGTTCATTGAAGACCTGGCGCAGTTAAATCTACTGGACGATTCTTTGATCATATTTATGTCTGACCATGGGGAGTTTTTTGGCGAACATGGCCAATGGCATCATCATCCCCCTTTATATAAAGAGGTGCTTCACATACCCTTGATCATGGCGTATCCCAAGGGCATCGCCGCCGGTAAAAGGATATATGACAATGTACAGATCGTTGATATTATGCCGACCATTCTGGATATGGCCGGCATAGAAAGAGAAGGGCTGTTGCTTTATGGCGAGTCATTGCTTCCGTTGCTTGCCGCTCCATCTGCGCAACACGTCCGGATGGGGATATCCTACGCGGATGAGGTATCTTCAAAGATAGACAGCGAAATTGCAAGGGATGCTTCAGGAGGCCTGTTCTATGGAGCGCACCACATTTTATCTTCTTCGTTGTTCCAGCCGCTTAAGGCCAAGTTGATCCGCCTGCCGCTTGATGTATTTTGGACAAAGATATTTGATTTAAACCATAATCCGTCGGAAAACGCGCCATTAATGTCCTATTTCTCAGATTTGATATTGAAGTTCAAATTCGCGCGGTTTGTGTCGACTATCAAAAGTAATAATGTAGAGATCAAGAACAATATAATCAAGGGCAACTTTACGGAAAACATTTATGACGAAGATTTGTCCCGTCAATTACGAAGCCTTGGTTATACGCAGTGA
- a CDS encoding radical SAM protein — MKILLLFPPQADITHPYLALPALSAYLKQQGFDNVIQRDLNIEFHNKILTRERLLRAFNVVSDEFERLQKKRSLTPAEIFRYFRLMPVKFAPYIMNNLEWAIDTVRDKYAFPRYWPNALRIIEEALMLVSNEYFPSRLAFRDYLSGYSRVSTEEIMKASYDAGSNMFYDFFQECAVPSIIRESPGLIGISVTYDSQIIPAFTLARMIKEKMGHAHITIGGRVFTYLQNEISRDERLFAFIDSFIIFEGERPLCELANQLGKGGALGDVPNLIFMSKGKARSTVEAPDSAPLDLDALPTPDFSGIPLDRFFAPGIVLPLQTSRGCYWGRCAFCDRGYFYGRPARQRSVEKICDDIQVLSGRYNARHFYFSNEAEAPQRLGDLAVLLIGRGLKICWGSDARLEPGFTRQVCGLLAESGCHSLYMGLESGSQRLLDRMDKGIIIQEAEQVIRNVYRSGIFVYLFNFQGFPTETIEDIKHGTHDFIQKNTDWIDYLSGGLFHLRRASPVWKDPGQYGVRLNGTGINFDLAVDFEYEVESGLEMREAEGIVRLWEEQGAPEKFRHMVYTAKPLLFFLNRDSFHRIKYNDNTCMREGGVPRVSEALTMEARLSPEQYGHIRQIYQLKLMRLSWVQGKMPVDDIVSGLNIGQEERGTFVFDEEAVAWVGMPNEAGARKNR; from the coding sequence ATGAAAATTTTATTGTTGTTCCCTCCTCAGGCTGATATCACACATCCCTATTTAGCCCTGCCGGCGCTTTCCGCCTATTTAAAACAACAGGGGTTCGACAACGTCATCCAGAGGGACCTTAATATTGAGTTCCATAATAAAATATTGACCAGAGAAAGGCTGCTCAGGGCCTTTAATGTCGTATCTGATGAATTTGAGAGATTGCAGAAAAAGCGGTCACTCACCCCCGCGGAGATATTTCGATATTTCAGGCTGATGCCCGTAAAATTCGCCCCTTATATCATGAATAATCTGGAGTGGGCGATTGATACGGTGAGAGACAAATATGCATTCCCCAGATATTGGCCGAATGCCTTAAGGATCATTGAAGAAGCGTTGATGCTGGTTTCTAACGAATATTTTCCCAGCCGGCTGGCGTTCAGGGATTACCTGTCCGGATATTCACGGGTTTCTACCGAAGAGATCATGAAGGCGTCTTATGATGCGGGCAGCAATATGTTTTATGACTTCTTTCAAGAGTGCGCAGTGCCCTCAATTATCAGGGAATCTCCCGGCTTGATAGGCATATCCGTAACTTACGACAGCCAGATAATACCCGCATTCACGCTTGCCCGCATGATTAAGGAAAAGATGGGCCATGCGCATATTACAATAGGAGGCAGGGTTTTTACGTATCTGCAAAATGAGATATCGCGCGATGAAAGGTTATTCGCATTTATTGATAGTTTTATTATCTTTGAGGGCGAGCGGCCTTTGTGCGAACTCGCGAATCAGCTGGGAAAAGGGGGGGCGCTGGGGGATGTGCCCAATCTTATATTTATGTCAAAGGGCAAGGCCCGATCTACCGTAGAGGCGCCTGATTCCGCGCCCCTTGATTTGGATGCGTTACCCACGCCGGATTTTTCAGGCATACCCCTGGATCGTTTTTTCGCGCCCGGCATAGTCCTGCCTCTGCAGACATCGCGCGGATGCTATTGGGGCAGGTGCGCCTTTTGTGACCGCGGTTATTTTTACGGCAGGCCGGCCAGGCAGAGGAGCGTTGAAAAGATATGTGATGATATCCAGGTACTTTCCGGAAGGTATAATGCCCGGCATTTCTATTTCTCTAACGAGGCAGAGGCACCTCAGAGGCTGGGGGATTTGGCCGTTTTGCTGATAGGCCGCGGCTTGAAGATCTGTTGGGGCAGTGACGCGCGCCTCGAGCCAGGTTTTACGCGGCAGGTCTGCGGTCTGCTGGCTGAATCAGGGTGCCATTCTTTATACATGGGGCTTGAATCAGGCAGCCAGCGCCTGCTGGACAGGATGGACAAAGGCATTATCATACAAGAGGCCGAACAGGTTATCCGGAATGTCTACCGCTCGGGCATCTTTGTCTATCTGTTTAATTTTCAGGGATTTCCCACAGAGACGATAGAAGACATAAAACATGGCACGCACGATTTTATACAAAAGAATACCGATTGGATTGATTATCTTTCGGGCGGCCTTTTCCATCTGCGCAGGGCCAGTCCTGTATGGAAAGACCCCGGGCAATACGGCGTCCGTTTAAACGGCACAGGTATCAATTTTGACCTGGCGGTTGATTTTGAATATGAAGTAGAATCAGGCCTGGAGATGCGCGAGGCAGAGGGCATTGTCCGCCTCTGGGAAGAGCAGGGCGCGCCTGAAAAATTTCGGCATATGGTCTATACGGCCAAGCCGCTGCTGTTTTTTCTAAACAGGGATTCCTTCCACAGGATAAAATACAATGATAACACATGCATGCGGGAGGGCGGTGTTCCCCGTGTATCTGAGGCGCTGACCATGGAAGCGCGTTTATCACCGGAACAATATGGGCATATCCGCCAAATATACCAGTTGAAATTGATGCGGCTTTCCTGGGTTCAGGGTAAAATGCCCGTAGATGACATCGTAAGTGGTTTAAACATCGGCCAGGAGGAGCGGGGCACGTTTGTATTTGATGAAGAGGCGGTAGCCTGGGTGGGGATGCCTAATGAAGCCGGAGCGCGGAAGAATAGATAG
- a CDS encoding glycosyltransferase family 4 protein has protein sequence MKPERGRIDRGSGLKVNIVLGAHYNWVFKKIVGKIREMSRCDILISPEPRRGADVYHYFCPQPAQQFRYKLKRSIITVHHFADYENDHFVARPPIKNWADPVIWEWSRSFNARKDILEQCSVIVCVAKRYRGFLQKQFPDKMIAYIPNAVDDVFFRLKPVAHKGFTVGIVGRNYASGRKGNELRRRIMRGFPARYIFVGERWEPEVLWAGQHFIIAEAHDMPGVKYRRLFSKLDALLVTSKDEGGPVPMLEAMAVGIPVISTDAGMSSEIIKDGINGYVVKGRISAIKALNAAKKKSWDRRTIRSYVRDLTWDNLVGRYDEVYSCIKKARK, from the coding sequence ATGAAGCCGGAGCGCGGAAGAATAGATAGGGGCAGCGGGCTCAAAGTAAATATTGTCCTGGGCGCCCACTATAATTGGGTGTTTAAAAAAATAGTGGGCAAGATCCGGGAGATGTCGCGCTGCGATATTTTGATCTCTCCGGAGCCAAGACGGGGCGCGGATGTGTACCATTATTTTTGTCCGCAGCCGGCACAGCAGTTTCGTTATAAATTAAAGCGATCCATTATAACCGTTCATCATTTTGCGGATTATGAGAATGACCATTTTGTGGCAAGGCCGCCTATCAAAAACTGGGCTGATCCCGTTATCTGGGAGTGGAGCCGTTCTTTCAATGCCCGGAAAGACATATTAGAACAGTGCTCTGTCATCGTTTGCGTGGCAAAGAGATACAGGGGCTTTTTACAAAAGCAATTTCCCGATAAGATGATCGCGTATATACCTAATGCGGTAGACGATGTCTTTTTCCGTCTTAAACCCGTAGCTCATAAAGGTTTTACCGTAGGCATTGTAGGCAGGAATTATGCCTCCGGTCGTAAAGGCAACGAACTACGCAGGAGGATAATGCGCGGTTTTCCTGCCCGGTATATTTTTGTCGGTGAGAGATGGGAGCCGGAAGTGCTTTGGGCCGGACAGCACTTTATTATTGCAGAGGCCCATGATATGCCGGGCGTTAAATACCGGCGATTATTCAGTAAATTAGATGCCTTGCTTGTTACCTCAAAAGATGAAGGCGGACCCGTCCCTATGCTTGAGGCCATGGCTGTGGGGATACCGGTCATCAGCACGGATGCGGGGATGTCTTCCGAGATTATAAAGGACGGAATTAACGGGTATGTTGTTAAAGGGCGCATTTCAGCAATTAAGGCATTGAATGCCGCAAAGAAAAAATCTTGGGATCGGCGGACCATCCGTTCTTATGTCCGTGATCTTACCTGGGATAATTTAGTCGGAAGATACGACGAGGTATATTCCTGCATAAAAAAGGCACGCAAATAA
- a CDS encoding glycosyltransferase family 39 protein yields the protein MSRGRRRVVFIFMLLILALNLSSMRNNSITIDEKAFHREFGRRILDRTAFLTGAGTMPVTALNVLPVYILDRLGMDIPERGELFIGRLVTVFCSMLLGLLVFLWANDLYGFKAAVFSLGLYAFSPNILAHSQLITTDIYSACFIFTSLYLFVKYLKRPSMPGLIMSAAATAPALLAKNTALFLPPIFGIILLSSGYLRSLKNRRSILLKGIVYASIIILLINAGYLFKDSFMPLGSFQFQSWMLNKVKSCAADIIVPLPRLYLETIDLGKFYNDTCSGHPTPYLLGRLSDSGCGWPYYFIAALLFKLPLAIIILLILGAAVLIKDGSTDNFDKISVGAPPLLFLAFFFPFFNNQAGIRNALILFPFFYLIIAKIISYRPLMRHGIFRVFLLSMVMWYLISALSFHPHYLSYFNELIGRRENMYKYLADSNVDWGQNKYYLRGYLDKHKGLNAIVNPEQPSEGIIIVNINSLVGITQDPQKYRWLRENYEPVGHIAYSWLIYDTAAGNNKVGHAEVLPGG from the coding sequence ATGAGCAGGGGCAGGCGGCGGGTAGTTTTCATTTTTATGCTGCTTATTCTGGCGTTAAATCTGTCCAGTATGCGCAATAACAGCATCACTATTGACGAGAAGGCGTTTCATCGCGAATTTGGGCGGAGGATATTGGACCGCACGGCATTTTTGACGGGCGCGGGGACAATGCCGGTCACGGCCCTCAATGTCCTGCCGGTATATATCCTGGATAGATTGGGCATGGATATTCCCGAAAGAGGAGAATTGTTTATAGGCAGATTGGTTACTGTTTTCTGCTCTATGTTGCTGGGCCTGCTGGTTTTCCTGTGGGCAAACGATCTATACGGTTTCAAGGCGGCTGTTTTTTCTCTCGGGCTTTATGCCTTCAGCCCGAATATATTGGCGCATTCCCAGCTTATCACCACAGACATTTACAGCGCGTGTTTTATTTTCACGTCGCTATATTTATTTGTGAAATATCTTAAACGGCCTTCAATGCCCGGTTTGATCATGAGCGCAGCGGCAACGGCCCCGGCCCTATTAGCGAAAAACACAGCGTTGTTCCTGCCGCCTATTTTTGGCATCATCTTGCTAAGCAGCGGCTATTTACGCTCCCTGAAAAACAGGCGATCTATATTATTGAAAGGCATTGTTTACGCCTCCATAATTATTCTGCTGATCAATGCCGGATACCTGTTTAAGGATTCTTTTATGCCTCTCGGCAGTTTCCAATTTCAGAGTTGGATGTTGAACAAGGTCAAATCCTGTGCCGCGGACATCATTGTTCCGCTGCCGAGGTTATATCTCGAGACGATAGATCTGGGTAAATTTTATAATGATACATGCAGCGGCCATCCCACGCCGTATTTATTGGGAAGATTAAGCGATTCCGGATGCGGCTGGCCGTATTATTTTATTGCGGCCCTGCTGTTTAAATTGCCTTTGGCCATTATTATTTTATTGATCTTGGGTGCCGCGGTATTGATTAAGGATGGCTCAACGGACAATTTTGACAAAATAAGCGTTGGGGCGCCTCCGTTATTATTTTTGGCATTCTTTTTTCCGTTTTTCAATAATCAGGCCGGCATCCGCAATGCGCTTATATTATTTCCGTTCTTCTATCTAATTATTGCGAAGATAATTTCATACCGTCCGTTAATGCGGCATGGTATATTCAGGGTTTTTTTATTATCCATGGTCATGTGGTATTTAATTTCTGCCCTATCTTTCCACCCCCACTATTTATCGTATTTTAATGAACTGATAGGCAGAAGAGAAAATATGTATAAATATTTAGCAGATTCAAATGTCGATTGGGGGCAGAATAAGTATTATCTTAGAGGGTATCTTGATAAACATAAAGGGCTTAACGCGATAGTGAATCCTGAGCAGCCCTCAGAGGGAATTATCATTGTGAATATAAACAGCCTGGTGGGTATTACGCAAGACCCGCAGAAGTACCGATGGCTTAGGGAAAATTACGAGCCAGTCGGCCATATTGCGTATTCCTGGCTTATATATGATACTGCCGCAGGGAATAATAAAGTAGGCCATGCCGAAGTCTTGCCCGGAGGTTAA